In Ischnura elegans chromosome 9, ioIscEleg1.1, whole genome shotgun sequence, the following proteins share a genomic window:
- the LOC124164859 gene encoding calcium channel flower isoform X2 — MSFMEKIGAMMQRPGEDAQPKDDVPWWMKYAGRGLGTVGGIIAIGLGLWNCFGIILANVWCLLGGIWQMLAGFLVVVVEAPCCCMFIDFVQNISEWVDRKPYFYRAVGYAGIALPGIFMCPGLGSIFGSGLIFGTGVIYGLMSLGKKGSREEMASAAVGGQGVMSPTSQMPPGGGPPAYQQGGMQGDMQHSTLMEDPDVWRPT; from the exons ATG TCGTTCATGGAGAAAATAGGCGCCATGATGCAGAGGCCAGGGGAAGATGCTCAGCCAAAAGATGATGTCCCTTGGTGGATGAAATATGCTGGCAGGGGATTGGGAACTGTTGGTGGAATAA TTGCCATCGGACTTGGTTTGTGGAACTGTTTCGGTATAATATTAGCCAATGTGTGGTGTCTTCTTGGTGGAATTTGGCAAAT GCTGGCAGGATTTCTAGTCGTTGTGGTTGAAGCTCCCTGCTGTTGCATGTTTATTGATTTCGTGCAAAACATCAGTGAATGGGTCGATAGAAAGCCATATTTTTATCGTGCCGTTGGTTATGCCGG TATCGCACTGCCAGGGATTTTCATGTGCCCCGGACTTGGGAGTATATTTGGCAGTGGTCTCATATTCGGAACTGGAGTGATTTATGGATTGATGTCCCTCGGCAAAAA GGGATCTCGGGAGGAGATGGCAAGTGCGGCCGTTGGAGGTCAAGGGGTAATGTCTCCCACGAGCCAGATGCCACCTGGTGGCGGCCCCCCCGCATATCAGCAGGGGGGCATGCAAGGAGACATGCAGCATTCCACCCTCATGGAGGACCCGGACGTGTGGAGGCCAACATAG
- the LOC124164859 gene encoding calcium channel flower isoform X1 — MSFMEKIGAMMQRPGEDAQPKDDVPWWMKYAGRGLGTVGGIIAIGLGLWNCFGIILANVWCLLGGIWQMLAGFLVVVVEAPCCCMFIDFVQNISEWVDRKPYFYRAVGYAGIALPGIFMCPGLGSIFGSGLIFGTGVIYGLMSLGKKADAMEMRSNAASQLGTDASMPSSSQESYNPPPSFQSGGTKLTLVDHAQAVDMTVPPSRSFPYDAGV, encoded by the exons ATG TCGTTCATGGAGAAAATAGGCGCCATGATGCAGAGGCCAGGGGAAGATGCTCAGCCAAAAGATGATGTCCCTTGGTGGATGAAATATGCTGGCAGGGGATTGGGAACTGTTGGTGGAATAA TTGCCATCGGACTTGGTTTGTGGAACTGTTTCGGTATAATATTAGCCAATGTGTGGTGTCTTCTTGGTGGAATTTGGCAAAT GCTGGCAGGATTTCTAGTCGTTGTGGTTGAAGCTCCCTGCTGTTGCATGTTTATTGATTTCGTGCAAAACATCAGTGAATGGGTCGATAGAAAGCCATATTTTTATCGTGCCGTTGGTTATGCCGG TATCGCACTGCCAGGGATTTTCATGTGCCCCGGACTTGGGAGTATATTTGGCAGTGGTCTCATATTCGGAACTGGAGTGATTTATGGATTGATGTCCCTCGGCAAAAA AGCGGATGCCATGGAGATGAGGAGTAATGCAGCCAGCCAGCTGGGCACAGACGCATCCATGCCGTCTTCATCACAGGAGTCATACAACCCGCCACCTTCATTCCAGTCTGGGGGAACCAAACTGACCCTCGTGGACCACGCCCAAGCGGTTGACATGACTGTCCCCCCTTCCCGCAGCTTCCCCTATGACGCCGGCGTTTGA